ATCCCCGACATTACTGTCCATGATGCGGACACGATCCGCTTCCACCTGGGCGAAGATCCGGAGGAAGTGGTTGCAAGGGCAGGCGCTTCCGGACTGGGCGAGGGCGTCGAGGACAGCGTCATGTCCGTCTGGTCGATGCCGTCCGGCACCATGGTGGAAACCCATGAAAGCTTCACCCATCCCTTTGCCGGCACGGGCATCGAGTTTCACGGCACGGAAGGGTCGATTTTCGCCAGAAACGTGATGACCCAGGAGCCGGTCGGAGACATCCGCCTTGTGGATGCAAGCGGCGAAACGCCGATCCCGTTCGAGAAACACAATCTCTATGAGTATTCCCTCGGCCTTTTTGCCTCGGCGGTAAACGGCAGCGGGCGGCCGTCGGCCGATGGTGTCGACGGCGTGAAGTCTCTCGCCGTTGCTCTTGCGGTGCGCGAAGCGGCCCTGACGGGCAAGGCCGTCCGTGTCGGTTACGGAGGCTTCTGAGCGATGTCCTCCAAGATTGTGCCGATGGAAGATGCCGCAGCCCGAATTCAGGACGGTGCGGTCGTAACGGTTTCCTCGTCCTCCGGTCTCGGGTGCCCGGACAAGATCCTCGAGGCCATTGGCGCGAGGTTCGACCGCGAAGGGCACCCGAGAAACCTCACGACGCTCCACCCCATTGCGGCCGGCGACATGTACGGCATCAAGGGCATCGATCACCTAGCCAAAGACGGACTGCTCTCAACGATCATTGCCGGCTCCTATCCTTCCGGGCCGTCCTCCCTGCCGATGCCGGCGATCTGGCGCATGCTGGTCGAGAACCGGGTGGCCGCCTACAACGTTCCTTCGGGCATCCTCTTCGACATGCACCGCGATGTGGCGGCCAGGCGCCCTGGCGTCCTCACCAAGGTCGGACTCGATACGTTTGTCGATCCCGTGCGAGAGGGCTGTGCCATGAACGAAGCGGCGGCGGCGAAGCCGATCGTCGCGCGCATGGAGCTGGGCGGCGATACCTGGCTGCATTTCCCCAACATCGTTCCGGACGTTGCCATCATCCGTGCGACCACCGCGGACGAGCGCGGCAACCTGACATACGAACACGAGGGCGCCTATCTCGGCGGGCTGGAACAGGCGATTGCCGTGCGCAACCACGGCGGGCTGGTGATTGCCCAGGTCAAGCGGGTTACCGCGTCGGGATCCCTGCGTCCCCACGATGTGCGCGTGCCGGGGCACTTGGTCGACCTGGTGGTCGTCGATCCCGATCAGCGCCAGACGACGGAAACGGACTATGACCCGGCGATCTCCGGCCAGGTCATGCGTCCGTGGTCCAGTTTCTCCCTGGCCGAGCATGGTGTTGAAAAGGTCGTTGCCCGCCGTGCCGCCATGGAGCTGAAATCCGGACAGGCGGCCAATCTCGGCTTCGGCATTTCCGCGATGGTGCCGCGCGTGCTGCTGGAGGCCGGCAAGGAACAGGCGGTGACCTGGGCCATCGAACAAGGCGCGACCGGCGGCATGCCGCTGACGGGCTTTGCCTTCGGCTGCGCTTCGAATGCGGATGCCTTCATGCCTTCCCCGCAGCAATTCACCTACTTCCAGGGTGGCGGCTTCGACGTGACTTTCCTGTCGTTCCTCGAGATCGACCTGGAAGGCAACGTCAATGTCTCCAAGCTCGGCAAGAAACCTTACCTGACCGCGGGCTGCGGCGGCTTCGTGGATATTACCGCCAATGCGAAGAAGATCGTTTTCTCGGGCTTGTTCGAGGCAGGCGCCGAGCTGGAATTGACCGACGACGCCCTGACCGTCAGGACGCCGGGCAAATTCACCAAGATGGTGGATGAAGTCGAGCACGTGACCTTCTCGGGACGCAGGGCACGCGAACTGGGCCAGGAAGTCCTCTATGTGACCGAGCGCTGCGTCATTCAATTGACCGAAAGCGGATTGGTCGCCTCGGAAATCATGCCGGGCATCGATCCTGTTCGCGACATCTTCGAAGCGTCGAAGGGGAGGGTGCGTCTCGCCGACAACTTGAAGGAAATGCCGAAGGCGCTGCTTTGCGAACATCCGATGGAGTTGGACCTGTGAGCGCACTTCATCTGATACGCCACGGGGCGATCGCGGAGCTGAAGCTGGACAACCCGGCAAAGCTCAATGCCTTCACGTTGACGATGCTGAAGGCCATCGAGCCCTACTGCGACGAGTTGGAAAGAGATCCGGCCATCCGGGCCGTCGTCGTGACGGCCGAGGAGAGCCGGGCCTTCTGCGCGGGCGCCGACATACTGGAATGGTCGGAGCTGGCGCCTTGCGATTTTGCCCGGCACTGGGTTCGCGAGGGTCATCGTGTGTTCGACCGGCTGGCCCGGCTCTCGAAGCCGGTGATCGCGGCAATCAATGCGCATGCTTTCGGCGGCGGGCTGGAATTCGCGGCAACGTGCGACATCCGGATAATGGCGCCGGACGCAACGCTGGCGCTTCCCGAGGCCTCGGTCGGCATCGTGCCGGGCTGGTCGGGCACGCAGCGGCTCATCCGTCTGCTCGGCGAGCCGATCGTCAAGGAAATGGCGCTGTTCGGCCGCCGCATTTCCGCCGAACGCGCGTTCGCCGCCGGGTTTGCCGCGGAGATTGCCGATGATCCGAGAGCCGCCGCATTCGAGATCGCGCAGACCCTCGCCGGCAAATCGCCGAGGGCCATGGAAGTTGCCAAATACATGATCCACGCCGCCGCCGGCGAAGACCGGGGCGCCATGATCGAGGCATTGGGCGCCGGGATGATCGGATCGACCGAAGATCGCAACGAAGGCGTTGCCGCATTCCGCGAAAAACGCAAACCGAGCTTTCCTGGAAAATAGTCATGAGTGAACTGAACGTCGTTTCCATCAGTGCTGCAAAACTTCCTGCAGGCCCTTTCATTGCCCGGCACCTGATCGACGGGGACTGGCGGCAGAGTGCGGACGGCGCGAGCTTCGAGCGCGTATCGCCATCCCATGGCTCCGTGGTGACCCTGGCCGCACGGGGCGGGTTGCGCGATGTGGACGCCGCGCTGTTCGCAGCGCGTCAAGCCTTCGACAAGGGCCGCTGGTCGCGCACCAGCGGCAAGGAACGGGCGACCTATCTCCTGAAGATCGCCGATCTGATCGACCGGGAACGGGACCGGATCGCGCTGATGGAGACCCTTGAATCGGGAAAGCCGATCAGCCAGGCCAAGGCCGAGATCGAGGGCGCGGCCGACCTGTGGCGGTATGCGGCCTCGCTCGCCCGCACGATGCATGGGGAAAGCCACAATTCGCTGGGAGAGGACATTCTCGGGCTTGTGCTGAAGGAGCCGGCAGGTGTCGTGGCGATCATAACGCCATGGAACTTTCCGTTCCTGATCGTGTCCCAGAAGCTGCCATTTGCCCTGGCCGCCGGCTGTACCGCTGTCGTGAAGCCGTCCGAGATGACGCCGGCAACGACGGTCATCCTGGGCGAACTCCTGGTCGAGGCCGGCATTCCGGCCGGGGTCGTCAATATCGTCCTGGGCTACGGCGATCCGGTCGGCGCGGCCATGACGGCGGACAAGCGGGTCGAAATGGTGACCTTCACCGGTTCGACGGCTGTCGGCAAGGCCATCGTCAAGGCGGCTTCAGGAACATTGAAGAAGGTGTCGCTTGAACTCGGCGGCAAGAACCCGCAGGTCATTTTCCCGGACGCCGATATGACAAGTGCCGTCGATGCGGTCGTGTTCGGCGTTTATTTCAATGCGGGCGAATGCTGCAATTCCAGCTCCCGCATCATCGTCCATGAAGACATTGCCGAGGAGTTCGTTGCGCGCACGGTGGACCTGTCGCGAAAGGTCCCGTTCGGCGATCCCCTGGACCCATCGACCCAAGTCGGCGCGATCATCACGCCCGAACACCAGGCCAAAATCCATACCCATGTCCGTAACGCCGCGAATTCCGGCGCCTCCGTCCGTCTGGGCGGCGGACCGCTCGACGTGCCGGGGCTGAATGGTCAGTTCTACCAGCCGACGGTCGTCTGCGACGTGCGCAGCGATATGCCGATTGCGAGGGACGAAGTCTTCGGTCCGGTTCTTTCGGTTCTGACCTTCCGGACGCTGGAGGAGGCCGTCGACCTGGTGAACGGTACCGATTACGGACTTTCCGCGGGTGTATGGAGTGAAAACGTCCACACCTGCCTGGAATTTGCCCGGCGTGCCCGTGCAGGGACGGTCTGGACCAATACCTGGATGGACGGCTTTGCCGAACTGCCATTTGGCGGCATGAGGGAAAGCGGGCAGGGCCGTGAACTCGGCCGGTACGGACTGGAAGAGTTCCTCGAGGCGAAAACCGTGACCATGCGGATCGGCAGGACACGGACACCCTGGGTGGCGTGATGGCGAAGCTAATCCGAAATCGAGAATGGACCTTCGGGTTTGAGGAGAACCTGCATCTCCTCCATCGGAGCGCCGGATATCCTGGCCAGAAGCACCTCGGCCATCGCCCGGCCCGTGGCCCGGAGGTCCTCGTCGATAGTCTCGATCCTCGGGCGGAAATGGTTGGAAATGGGGGAGGCGCGCTTGGCGACGACGTCGACTTCCTGTCCGGGCGTCAAGCCCATGTCGTTCAGATAGGCCAGGGTGACCAGCGCCATTACCTCGCCGACACAGACATATCCATCCGGCGCGTCGGGCCCGGCGTGAAGGGCGCGAAGCGTTGCCGCTATCGCATCCGGTTCGCTGTCGAGGTCGACCTCGGCAGGGATCGTCAGGCTGACGCCATGGGCCATGGCCGCCTGCCGGGCGCCGAAGCGCAGGTGCTGGCCGAAGGTGTAGCGTTCGTTCGGCATGACCATGCAGATGTGCCGCCGGCCCTTCTCGACCAGCCGGTCCACGGCCATGCGGGCGAAGGCCTCGTTGTCGAAATCGACATAGGGATGCGGCGTCGTGAAATCCGTCCGGCCATGGGTGGCAAACGGAAAGTCGTGCTCGAGCAGATAGCGCACCCGGTCGTCGAAACATTCGGTCCGGGTGAAGACGATGGCGTCCGCCAGGGAATGCCGGCGGATGTTGCGGATCACTTCAAATCGGTCGTCGGCGAGACGATCGGCCGTGATGGTGATCGCGTATCCCGTGCCGGCAAGCCCTTCGGACATGCCGCCGAGGAATTCCGACGTGAAGCTGAGAAACTCGTGGCGGGTGTTCAGCAAGAGGCTGATCACCTTAGTACGGCCGGTGCGCAGCCTCTGGGCGGCGCGGTTGGGAACGTAGCCCAGCCGGCGGGCGACGTCCGCGACCCGCATTCGGGTGGCTTCGGCAATCCGCGGATCGCCCGCAAGGGCGCGCGACACCGTGGTGACCGCAAAACCGGCCTCTTCTGCAACCGTGCGCAGGGTCGGGCGAGGGACCCTCTCAACCGTGCGGCCTTTCGTTTCGTCCAAGATCTTTCGCGTCATGCCCGTTCACTTCAACCGGGGCGTTCTAGCCCAAAAAGCCGGTCAAGTCTAATCAGCGAATTTAAATCGTTACAACACAATAATGCGCTGCAGTGCAGCAACGCGATATCCTGCTTAGTAATATGTAAAACAAGCAAAATGCGTAGGTTTCCGGAGTTGATGAAAACAATTGACTCTTCTCCGGTTTGCAACGTTACAATGGACGTTGCGTGATGATCGTGATGCCGGGATCCGGCACTCGAAGCGCCAATTGGCACCTAATGGGAGGAATTTCGATGTCTTTGAAATCGCTAAAGCTGGGCGTAGCCGCCCTGGCCCTGAGCACCAGCCTCGCCCATGCCGGCGATGTTGAGGTCCTGCACTGGTGGACCTCCGGCGGCGAGGCCGCTGCCCTCAACGTTCTGAAGGAAGACCTGGAAAGCCAGGGCATCGGCTGGCAGGACATGCCTGTTGCCGGTGGCGGCGGCTCCCAGGCGATGACCGTGCTGCGGGCCCGCGTCACGTCCGGTAACCCGCCCACCGCCGTGCAGATGCTCGGCTTCGATATCACCGACTGGGCCAAGGAAGGCGCTCTTGCCGACCTGAACATCCTCGCCGGCATGGAGGGCTGGGATGCTGTGGTCCCGGAAGCCCTGCAGAAATTCTCCAAGTATGACGGCAAGTGGGTCGCCGCACCGGTGAACGTCCATTCCACCAACTGGGTCTGGGCGAACAAGGCGGTGCTGGATGAACTCGGCATCGAACCGCCGAAGACATGGGACGAATTCGTTGCCGCACTGGAAAAGGTGAAGGCTTCCGGCAAGACAGCCGTCGCTCATGGCGGTCAGGCATGGCAGGACGCCACCATCTTCGACGCCGTGGTCATGGCGACCGGCGGACCGGACTTTTATGAGAAAGCCTTCATCGAGCTGGATGAGGAAGCGCTCGGCTCCGACACCATGAAGGAGTCCTTCGACCGCATGGCGGTGATCCGTTCCTATGTGGACGACAACTTCTCCGGACGCGACTGGAACCTGGCGACCGCCATGGTCATCAACGGCGACGCCGCCTTCCAGATGATGGGCGACTGGGCAAAGGGCGAGTTCCTGAATGCCGGCAAGAAGCCGGATGAGGACTTCCTTTGCTTCCGTTTCCCCGGCACCCAGGACCAGGTGACCTTCAACGCCGACCAGTTCGCCATGTTTGCGCAGGGCCCGGAAGTCGGCAAGGAACAGGCCGCTCTTGCAACGGCCATCCTGTCGCCGAACTTCCAGTCCGCCTTCAACGTCGTCAAGGGCTCGGTTCCCGCCCGCACCGACGTGTCAGACGAGGCCTTCGATGCCTGCGGCAAGAAGGGCATGGCGGACCTGAAAAAGGCTGCCTCCAGCGGCAATCTCTACGGCTCCATGGCGCACGGACACGCCAACCCGGCAGCCGTGAAGAACGCGATGTATGACGTGATCACGGCTCACTTCAACGGCGAGTACGACAGCGCGACGGCTGTCGAAGAGCTCGTCACCGCTGTCCAGATCAACAAGTAACGACCACGCGGAGAGCGGCGATCCGTCGCCGCTCTCCCATGGGTCGGGGAACTCGAGATGTCTATTTCTGAAACAGCGAACCCGCGCGGTTCCGTTGTTGACAGACTGCGTGACGCATTGCCCAAACTCGTTCTCAGCCCGACCGTCGCCATCGTGGCGGTCTTTGTCTACGGGTTCATCGCCTTCACGCTCTACCTGTCGTTCACGGACAGCCGCATCCTGCCCACCTTCGGCTGGGTCGGCTGGCAGAACTACGAAAACCTGTTCAGGATCCGCGCGTGGGATACCGCCGTTTCGAACCTGGTGGTGTTCGGCCTTCTGTACATCGTTATCTGTTGCGTGCTGGGACTGCTGCTGGCGATCCTGCTCGACCAGAAAATCCGCGCCGAAGGTTTCATCCGCACGATCTACCTCTATCCGATGGCCCTCAGCTTCATCGTCACCGGCATTGCCTGGAAATGGTTTCTGGATCCGGGCATCGGGCTCGAGGCCGTCGTCAGAGGCTGGGGCTGGGAGAGCTTCACCTTCAACTGGATCAAGGACCGGGATATGGCGATCTACACGATCGTGATCGCCGCGGTCTGGCAGACCTCCGGCTTCGTGATGGCCATGTTCCTGGCCGGCCTGCGCGGCATCGACAACGAAATGCTGAAAGCGGCGCAGATCGACGGCGCCTCGACCTTTGCCCTGTACCGCAGGATCGTCATTCCGCAGCTGCGTCCCGCCTTCATGTCGGCCTTTGTCGTGCTCGCGCACATGGCGATCAAATCATACGACCTCGTTGTCGCCCTGACGGGCGGAGGGCCCGGAAACGCAACAGAACTGCCTGCAACCTTCATGTATTCCTATACCTTCACCAGAAACCAGATGGGTATCGGTGCAGCCTCTGCGGTGATCATGCTGATGACGATCGCGGCGATCATCGTTCCCTATCTGTGGTCAGAACTGCGGGAGAAGAAGTGATGTCCACCGCTCCCGACACCCAGACGCTGAACGGATCCGCCGCGCGCGCGGCCGGTACCGCGCGCAAGAGCCTCACCGGCTCGGTGAGGCCTGCCCGCATCATCCTCTATCTCCTCCTCGCGCTCTTTTGCATCTACTACCTGCTGCCGCTCTACGTGATGGTGGTGAACTCGCTGAAACCGCTCTCCGAAATCACCGCGGGAGGGATGATGTCGCTTCCGCGGGCATGGACGATCGCGCCCTGGCAAAGCGCCTGGTCGACCGCGCAGGTCGGCGTCGAGGCGACGGGCCTTCGCCCCTATTTCCTCAATTCCATCATCATGGTGGTTCCGGCCGTCGCCATCTCGACGCTGCTCGGTGCGCTGAACGGCTATGTCCTGACGAAATGGGCCTTCCGTGGCTCGACCGTGCTGTTCGGGCTGCTGCTGTTCGGCTGTTTCATTCCCTTCCAGATGGTTCTGATCCCGATGGCCCGGATGCTGGGACTGATGGGGCTCGCCGGGTCGGTGCCGGGGCTGATCTTCGTACATCTCGTCTACGGCATCGGCTTCTCGACGCTCTATTTCCGGAACTATTACGCGGCCTTTCCGACCGAGCTGGTCCGCGCGGCCCAGATCGACGGGGCGGGGTTCTTCCGAATCTTCTGGCGCATCCTGCTGCCGTCGTCGGGACCGATCGCGGTCGTCTGCATCATCTGGCAGTTCACCAACATCTGGAATGACTTCCTGTTCGGCGCCTCCTTCTCGGACTTCGACAGTCAGCCCATGACGGTCGCGCTCAACAACCTGGTGCAGTCCTCGACCGGGGTGAAGGAATACAACGTCCATTTCGCCGGTGCGATCATGGCCGCGCTTCCGACCCTCCTCGTCTACATCGTTGCCGGGCGCTACTTCGTCCGTGGCCTGATGGCCGGCTCAGTAAAAGGATAAGACAATGGGCTTCCTCGACATCAAGCAGGCGACCAAATCCTACGGATCCGTGAAGGTCCTCCATGAAACCGACATCTCGATCGAGGAGGGCGAGTTCCTCGTGCTTGTCGGACCCTCCGGATGCGGAAAATCCACGCTTCTCAACATGATTGCCGGACTGGAGGGCATCACGTCGGGCGAGATCGCCATTCGCGGCAGAAGCATGAACGGGGTCAGGCCGGCTGACCGGAACATCGCGATGGTCTTTCAGTCCTACGCGCTCTACCCGAACATGACAGTTGCCGGAAACATTTCCTTTGGCATGGAAATGCACCGCATCCCGAAGGCGGAGCGGGAAAGGCGCATTGCCCATGTCGCCGATCTTCTGCAGATCACGCATCTGCTGGGCCGCAAGCCGGGGCAGCTTTCCGGCGGTCAGCGCCAGCGCGTCGCCATGGGCCGGGCCCTCGTGCGCGAGCCCGACGTCTTCCTGTTCGACGAACCGCTCTCCAACCTCGATGCGAAGCTGCGCGTCGACATGCGCACCGAGATCAAGAAGCTCCATCAGAAACTCGGGACCACCATCGTCTACGTGACCCACGACCAGATCGAGGCGCTGACGCTGTCGACGAGGATCGCGGTCATGTTCGGCGGTTACGTCCAGCAGCTCGGGACGCCCAGGGAGATCTATGAAAATCCGGCGAACATGTTCGTCGCCGGATTCATGGGATCGCCCTCCATGAACCTGTTTCCGGCCAAGGTCGTCTCGACGGATGCCGGACCGGCGGCGGAAGTGATGCTGGCCGACGGCAGGACGGCGGCCATTCCATTTGCCAATGACAGGCTCGGCTCG
This sequence is a window from Roseibium salinum. Protein-coding genes within it:
- a CDS encoding acyl CoA:acetate/3-ketoacid CoA transferase; its protein translation is MSSKIVPMEDAAARIQDGAVVTVSSSSGLGCPDKILEAIGARFDREGHPRNLTTLHPIAAGDMYGIKGIDHLAKDGLLSTIIAGSYPSGPSSLPMPAIWRMLVENRVAAYNVPSGILFDMHRDVAARRPGVLTKVGLDTFVDPVREGCAMNEAAAAKPIVARMELGGDTWLHFPNIVPDVAIIRATTADERGNLTYEHEGAYLGGLEQAIAVRNHGGLVIAQVKRVTASGSLRPHDVRVPGHLVDLVVVDPDQRQTTETDYDPAISGQVMRPWSSFSLAEHGVEKVVARRAAMELKSGQAANLGFGISAMVPRVLLEAGKEQAVTWAIEQGATGGMPLTGFAFGCASNADAFMPSPQQFTYFQGGGFDVTFLSFLEIDLEGNVNVSKLGKKPYLTAGCGGFVDITANAKKIVFSGLFEAGAELELTDDALTVRTPGKFTKMVDEVEHVTFSGRRARELGQEVLYVTERCVIQLTESGLVASEIMPGIDPVRDIFEASKGRVRLADNLKEMPKALLCEHPMELDL
- a CDS encoding enoyl-CoA hydratase/isomerase family protein — encoded protein: MSALHLIRHGAIAELKLDNPAKLNAFTLTMLKAIEPYCDELERDPAIRAVVVTAEESRAFCAGADILEWSELAPCDFARHWVREGHRVFDRLARLSKPVIAAINAHAFGGGLEFAATCDIRIMAPDATLALPEASVGIVPGWSGTQRLIRLLGEPIVKEMALFGRRISAERAFAAGFAAEIADDPRAAAFEIAQTLAGKSPRAMEVAKYMIHAAAGEDRGAMIEALGAGMIGSTEDRNEGVAAFREKRKPSFPGK
- a CDS encoding aldehyde dehydrogenase family protein, whose amino-acid sequence is MSELNVVSISAAKLPAGPFIARHLIDGDWRQSADGASFERVSPSHGSVVTLAARGGLRDVDAALFAARQAFDKGRWSRTSGKERATYLLKIADLIDRERDRIALMETLESGKPISQAKAEIEGAADLWRYAASLARTMHGESHNSLGEDILGLVLKEPAGVVAIITPWNFPFLIVSQKLPFALAAGCTAVVKPSEMTPATTVILGELLVEAGIPAGVVNIVLGYGDPVGAAMTADKRVEMVTFTGSTAVGKAIVKAASGTLKKVSLELGGKNPQVIFPDADMTSAVDAVVFGVYFNAGECCNSSSRIIVHEDIAEEFVARTVDLSRKVPFGDPLDPSTQVGAIITPEHQAKIHTHVRNAANSGASVRLGGGPLDVPGLNGQFYQPTVVCDVRSDMPIARDEVFGPVLSVLTFRTLEEAVDLVNGTDYGLSAGVWSENVHTCLEFARRARAGTVWTNTWMDGFAELPFGGMRESGQGRELGRYGLEEFLEAKTVTMRIGRTRTPWVA
- a CDS encoding LacI family transcriptional regulator translates to MTRKILDETKGRTVERVPRPTLRTVAEEAGFAVTTVSRALAGDPRIAEATRMRVADVARRLGYVPNRAAQRLRTGRTKVISLLLNTRHEFLSFTSEFLGGMSEGLAGTGYAITITADRLADDRFEVIRNIRRHSLADAIVFTRTECFDDRVRYLLEHDFPFATHGRTDFTTPHPYVDFDNEAFARMAVDRLVEKGRRHICMVMPNERYTFGQHLRFGARQAAMAHGVSLTIPAEVDLDSEPDAIAATLRALHAGPDAPDGYVCVGEVMALVTLAYLNDMGLTPGQEVDVVAKRASPISNHFRPRIETIDEDLRATGRAMAEVLLARISGAPMEEMQVLLKPEGPFSISD
- a CDS encoding ABC transporter substrate-binding protein gives rise to the protein MSMSLKSLKLGVAALALSTSLAHAGDVEVLHWWTSGGEAAALNVLKEDLESQGIGWQDMPVAGGGGSQAMTVLRARVTSGNPPTAVQMLGFDITDWAKEGALADLNILAGMEGWDAVVPEALQKFSKYDGKWVAAPVNVHSTNWVWANKAVLDELGIEPPKTWDEFVAALEKVKASGKTAVAHGGQAWQDATIFDAVVMATGGPDFYEKAFIELDEEALGSDTMKESFDRMAVIRSYVDDNFSGRDWNLATAMVINGDAAFQMMGDWAKGEFLNAGKKPDEDFLCFRFPGTQDQVTFNADQFAMFAQGPEVGKEQAALATAILSPNFQSAFNVVKGSVPARTDVSDEAFDACGKKGMADLKKAASSGNLYGSMAHGHANPAAVKNAMYDVITAHFNGEYDSATAVEELVTAVQINK
- a CDS encoding carbohydrate ABC transporter permease; this encodes MSISETANPRGSVVDRLRDALPKLVLSPTVAIVAVFVYGFIAFTLYLSFTDSRILPTFGWVGWQNYENLFRIRAWDTAVSNLVVFGLLYIVICCVLGLLLAILLDQKIRAEGFIRTIYLYPMALSFIVTGIAWKWFLDPGIGLEAVVRGWGWESFTFNWIKDRDMAIYTIVIAAVWQTSGFVMAMFLAGLRGIDNEMLKAAQIDGASTFALYRRIVIPQLRPAFMSAFVVLAHMAIKSYDLVVALTGGGPGNATELPATFMYSYTFTRNQMGIGAASAVIMLMTIAAIIVPYLWSELREKK
- a CDS encoding ABC transporter ATP-binding protein encodes the protein MGFLDIKQATKSYGSVKVLHETDISIEEGEFLVLVGPSGCGKSTLLNMIAGLEGITSGEIAIRGRSMNGVRPADRNIAMVFQSYALYPNMTVAGNISFGMEMHRIPKAERERRIAHVADLLQITHLLGRKPGQLSGGQRQRVAMGRALVREPDVFLFDEPLSNLDAKLRVDMRTEIKKLHQKLGTTIVYVTHDQIEALTLSTRIAVMFGGYVQQLGTPREIYENPANMFVAGFMGSPSMNLFPAKVVSTDAGPAAEVMLADGRTAAIPFANDRLGSSLGREIVLGIRPEAITDRDGADRNSHSVHVVEAPVEVTEPAGSDTFVVSQIGGKDVTGRFRADVSVRAGDVFPFAFNMEKAVAFDPKTENRIA